A region from the Aeromicrobium choanae genome encodes:
- a CDS encoding ABC transporter ATP-binding protein — translation MPRPGPSVTHLSDAEIAADNRPVLRRIATLLRPYRGKMASVGVIVVLAALLTSIVPFLTQAVFDDALFGDGGPDLGLLGWLVAGMCVLPILASMLNIAQNWLTSTIGNSAMADLRSELFAHLQKMELAFFTTTKTGAIQSRLANDVAGVRTVLTDTATSILQNTVTVTAAFISMVILSWELTILTLILMPLFVWLQLKVGRRRQQLARRTQESLSEMTAITEESLSVSGILLAKVFNRSKSEAERYRTANLEQTRLQVEQAMTGRLFFATVQTFFAITPAIIYLFAGFIIAGRLPGDPASLTAGTLVAFTTVQARLQMPLLQLMRVSLDVQTSLALFRRIFEYLDLEPAIVDRPGARDVSPADLQGTIEFRDVWFRYPEPRTLTGESVKDRFGDSAGTIDAESTAQEDAWALSDLSLRIEGGQLAAIVGPSGSGKTTATYLVPRFYDVDRGQVLIDGIDVRDMSLSSLADCVGMVTQEPYLFHGTIRENIAYAKPGATPEEIVAAATDANIHDRIMSFPDGYDTVTGERGYRLSGGEKQRIAIARVLLKNPRILILDEATSALDNETERLVQEALERATSGRTTLAIAHRLSTIQNADVIFGLVDGRVVEQGTHAELVDDPDGLYGRLYREQFSARRPASDSPRPVGAVGPLRADVCL, via the coding sequence GTGCCACGACCGGGCCCGTCCGTCACGCACCTGAGCGATGCCGAGATCGCTGCGGACAACCGCCCGGTGCTGCGGCGCATCGCCACCCTGCTGCGCCCCTACCGCGGCAAGATGGCCTCGGTCGGGGTCATCGTCGTGCTCGCAGCGCTGCTGACCTCGATCGTCCCGTTCCTCACCCAGGCCGTCTTCGACGACGCCCTCTTCGGCGACGGAGGTCCCGACCTGGGCCTGCTGGGCTGGCTCGTCGCCGGCATGTGCGTGCTGCCGATCCTGGCGTCGATGCTCAACATCGCGCAGAACTGGCTGACGTCCACGATCGGCAACTCGGCGATGGCCGACCTGCGCAGTGAGCTGTTCGCCCACCTGCAGAAGATGGAGCTGGCGTTCTTCACCACCACGAAGACAGGCGCGATCCAGTCGCGCCTGGCCAACGACGTGGCAGGGGTCCGCACGGTCCTGACCGACACGGCCACCTCGATCCTGCAGAACACCGTCACGGTCACCGCGGCGTTCATCTCGATGGTGATCCTGTCGTGGGAGCTCACGATCCTCACGCTCATCCTGATGCCGCTGTTCGTGTGGCTGCAGCTCAAGGTCGGGCGGCGCCGCCAGCAGCTCGCGCGGCGCACGCAGGAGAGCCTCTCGGAGATGACCGCGATCACCGAGGAGTCGCTCAGCGTCTCGGGGATCCTGCTCGCCAAGGTGTTCAACCGCAGCAAGTCCGAGGCCGAGCGCTACCGCACGGCGAACCTCGAGCAGACCCGCCTGCAGGTCGAGCAGGCGATGACCGGCCGGCTGTTCTTCGCCACGGTCCAGACCTTCTTCGCCATCACCCCGGCGATCATCTACCTGTTCGCCGGCTTCATCATCGCCGGGCGACTCCCGGGCGATCCCGCCTCGCTGACCGCGGGCACCCTGGTCGCGTTCACCACGGTGCAGGCCCGCCTGCAGATGCCGCTGCTGCAGCTCATGCGCGTCTCGCTCGACGTGCAGACCTCGCTGGCGCTGTTCCGCCGCATCTTCGAGTACCTCGACCTGGAGCCCGCGATCGTCGACCGGCCCGGGGCGCGCGACGTGAGCCCGGCCGACCTGCAGGGCACGATCGAGTTCCGTGACGTGTGGTTCCGCTACCCCGAGCCGCGCACGCTCACCGGCGAGTCCGTCAAGGACCGCTTCGGCGACTCCGCCGGCACCATCGACGCCGAGTCCACGGCGCAGGAGGACGCGTGGGCGCTGTCGGACCTGTCGTTGCGGATCGAGGGCGGCCAGCTGGCGGCGATCGTGGGTCCCTCGGGCTCGGGCAAGACCACCGCCACCTACCTCGTGCCGCGCTTCTACGACGTCGACCGCGGCCAGGTGCTGATCGACGGCATCGACGTGCGCGACATGAGCCTGTCGTCGCTGGCCGACTGCGTGGGCATGGTGACGCAGGAGCCGTACCTCTTCCACGGCACGATCCGCGAGAACATCGCCTACGCCAAGCCCGGGGCCACTCCCGAGGAGATCGTCGCGGCCGCGACCGACGCCAACATCCACGACCGGATCATGAGCTTCCCCGACGGCTACGACACCGTCACGGGCGAGCGCGGCTACCGGCTCTCCGGCGGCGAGAAGCAGCGCATCGCCATCGCTCGCGTCCTGCTGAAGAACCCGCGCATCCTGATCCTCGACGAGGCCACCAGTGCACTGGACAACGAGACCGAGCGGCTCGTGCAGGAGGCGCTCGAGCGGGCCACGTCCGGCCGCACCACGCTCGCGATCGCGCACCGGCTCAGCACGATCCAGAACGCCGACGTGATCTTCGGCCTCGTCGACGGCCGTGTCGTGGAGCAGGGCACGCACGCCGAGCTCGTCGACGACCCCGACGGTCTGTACGGCCGGCTGTACCGCGAGCAGTTCTCCGCGCGCCGTCCCGCGTCGGACTCACCGCGTCCCGTGGGGGCCGTGGGGCCCCTGCGCGCCGATGTCTGCCTCTGA